One stretch of Brevibacillus laterosporus DNA includes these proteins:
- a CDS encoding nicotinate-nucleotide adenylyltransferase, whose translation MKRIGIMGGTFDPIHNAHLLIAEQAREKAKLDEVWFMPAHIPPHKQQKKSVANATHRAEMVRLAIRKHPQFRITMVELDREGPSYTADTMQQLVALHPDCQFNFIIGGDMVEMLPQWYAIEELVRLVRFIGFHRPQAAPQPSKWTTYVDFIEIPLWELSSTYIREQVQIGKSIRYLVPSAVECYIKESGLYGADPT comes from the coding sequence ATGAAACGTATTGGGATAATGGGCGGCACATTTGATCCTATTCATAACGCACATCTGTTGATTGCTGAACAGGCGAGAGAAAAGGCAAAGCTTGATGAAGTTTGGTTTATGCCTGCGCATATCCCGCCACATAAACAACAGAAAAAAAGTGTAGCGAACGCTACTCATCGAGCGGAAATGGTACGGCTGGCTATACGTAAACATCCACAGTTTCGGATCACAATGGTGGAGTTGGATCGTGAAGGTCCCTCTTACACCGCTGATACCATGCAACAATTGGTGGCATTGCATCCTGATTGCCAATTCAACTTTATTATTGGAGGAGACATGGTAGAGATGCTACCACAGTGGTATGCCATAGAAGAGTTGGTGAGACTGGTACGTTTTATTGGGTTTCATCGCCCGCAGGCAGCACCGCAGCCTTCAAAATGGACAACGTATGTGGATTTTATCGAAATACCGCTTTGGGAGCTTTCTTCTACGTATATCCGTGAACAGGTCCAGATTGGCAAAAGTATTCGCTATCTTGTTCCTTCAGCGGTGGAATGCTATATAAAGGAGAGCGGGTTATATGGAGCTGATCCAACATAG
- a CDS encoding HD domain-containing protein, with translation MELIQHREALLTQVRSQMHEKRYQHTLGVAEVAKELAVRFGADPIKAELAGLLHDYCKCWEISRLRDYLLRYDFPQDLLSGDKELWHAFVGAIVVHQELQIQDVEILQAIRYHTTGRENMSLLEKVVCLADYIEPNRNYPGLEEIRRLAKQDLNQALALALGGTICFLIEKKQRVYPLTLLAYNDLVKE, from the coding sequence ATGGAGCTGATCCAACATAGAGAAGCTTTGCTTACACAGGTTCGATCCCAAATGCATGAAAAACGTTATCAGCATACCTTAGGCGTAGCAGAAGTAGCCAAAGAGCTGGCTGTTCGTTTCGGAGCCGACCCGATTAAAGCTGAGCTAGCTGGACTGTTGCATGATTACTGCAAATGCTGGGAGATTTCGCGACTGCGAGATTATCTGCTCCGTTATGATTTTCCACAGGATTTGCTTTCAGGGGATAAAGAATTATGGCATGCCTTTGTAGGCGCGATTGTGGTACATCAGGAGCTACAGATACAAGATGTTGAGATATTGCAAGCGATTCGTTATCATACGACAGGACGTGAAAACATGTCCTTGTTGGAGAAAGTAGTTTGTCTTGCTGATTACATCGAACCCAACCGTAATTATCCTGGTCTAGAGGAGATTAGACGTCTAGCAAAGCAGGATTTGAATCAGGCGCTTGCTTTAGCACTCGGGGGAACCATATGTTTTTTAATTGAAAAAAAACAGCGGGTATATCCGCTCACATTACTTGCTTATAATGATCTTGTAAAAGAATGA